A window from Candidatus Omnitrophota bacterium encodes these proteins:
- the argF gene encoding ornithine carbamoyltransferase: protein MKKDLLSIRDLTLEEINSIFKLSSGLKKNKRKFNKVLSGKTLVLIFQKPSNRTRVSFEVGMYQLGGNSLYLSPAEINIGVRESVRDVAKTISRYVDGIVLRTFEHKNCLDMAAAATVPVINGLSDFSHPCQGLADIFTIKEKLKDLKNATLAYVGDGNNVCNSLLFAAAKTGMNITVASPKGYFPDEQVVKHAQEIAKDTGSRIKITEDPVSAVKGAQVVYTDVWASMGQEEEIAKRKIIFKDFQINARFLANAAPGVLVMHCLPAHRGEEITDEVMDSKNSIVFDQAENRMHVQKAILIKLLKSQA, encoded by the coding sequence ATGAAAAAGGATCTGCTTTCAATCAGGGATTTAACTTTAGAAGAGATTAATTCTATTTTTAAACTTTCATCCGGGCTTAAGAAGAATAAAAGGAAATTTAACAAGGTATTATCCGGTAAAACTTTGGTTTTGATTTTTCAGAAACCGTCGAATAGGACACGGGTTTCTTTTGAGGTTGGGATGTACCAGTTAGGAGGGAATTCCCTGTATCTGTCGCCAGCTGAGATTAATATCGGCGTAAGAGAGAGCGTAAGGGATGTGGCTAAAACTATTTCCCGCTATGTCGACGGGATTGTTTTAAGGACATTTGAGCATAAAAACTGTTTGGATATGGCCGCTGCCGCAACCGTTCCGGTTATCAACGGTTTGTCGGATTTCTCGCATCCTTGCCAGGGGCTGGCCGATATTTTTACGATTAAAGAGAAATTGAAAGACCTGAAAAATGCCACCTTAGCTTATGTTGGGGACGGCAATAATGTCTGTAACTCTTTGCTTTTCGCGGCAGCTAAAACCGGGATGAATATTACCGTGGCTAGCCCTAAGGGGTATTTTCCAGATGAGCAGGTAGTTAAGCACGCGCAGGAGATCGCCAAAGACACGGGCAGTAGGATAAAAATTACCGAAGATCCGGTTAGCGCGGTAAAAGGGGCGCAGGTTGTTTATACTGATGTTTGGGCCAGTATGGGACAGGAAGAGGAGATCGCCAAGCGAAAAATTATCTTTAAGGATTTTCAGATCAATGCCAGGTTTTTGGCCAATGCCGCGCCGGGAGTCCTGGTTATGCACTGTTTACCCGCGCACAGGGGCGAAGAGATAACCGATGAGGTTATGGACAGTAAAAATTCAATTGTTTTTGATCAGGCGGAAAACAGGATGCATGTTCAAAAAGCAATTTTGATTAAGTTGCTTAAGAGTCAAGCTTAG